In Bacteroidota bacterium, the genomic stretch CTGTCCATACTGCCCTCATCACCACTTTGGATCTGACGATATGCGTGCATATATTCCATTCCAATCATAAGTTTTTTGGCAGGAGAATATAAAATGTTTCCCGAAGCACTCCAGGCACTTTTATTTGCACTGTCAGCAATATTATCGGGATTGTCAGAATAAAGTGCTGAATAGTTAACGTTCGATTTCCATTTGTCGTTCCAGTGATGCTGGTAGCTGAAATATCCATTTATCACAGGGATAGTTTCAAATGTTACAGGATTAGTTTCAAATTCATTTCCTGGATTGTTATTGATCCCATATACACCACCTGTAATAAAGTTTACTGCCAAATATCGTCCAATACCCTTTCCTCCACTTAAACTGAAACTAAGTTTATCTTTTTCTCCTATATTTAATTTCCCTCCCGTAGAAATTCCATATCCCAAATGGTTTTGTTTTGTATCGTTTTCCTTAAAAGTTAAGTTTCTGAATATTGTTGATACTGAAAAAGATCCCCAGTAACCACTGAAATTTTTTCTTACAACTGCATCAGGAACAAATTCATAATTTCCAGTAACTTTTTTGCCCTCCTGATTTAGGTAGGTTGTAGATGGGTTTTCCAGTGAAAATTGCCAACCGTTTTTTGTGGAATATCTCAATTGTGGTTGTCTGTTAAATACTACACCTTCGGCTGCCCCCATAAAATCTAAGTCATCCGGAAGAGTTACGATCATAAAGGTAGACCATGTTTGCCCGATTAAGAAGTAGTCATATTCTATGAAGAAATGTCTCAGTCTTGGTGAATATGAATTACTGACAATATTATTTCCTGACGGTGATAACATAAAATCAATTTCTGCAAATGCCCTGATTGCCTTGTTATTAACATATGAGTTTATATTCAAATTTATTCTCGATTCTTTTACATGAAAGTTGCTGCTTGAATTTTTGTCAATTTCTCCAACAGGTACCAAGCCCGGAATGTGAAAGCTATTTAAGGCGTTCGATTTAATTACTTCTCCATTATTATAGACTGACGAAATAAAGTCTGCTTTAAAGTAACCTCCAACTTTTAATTTAGTTTGATTTTCTGTTTTCTCCTGTGCAAAAATATTTGAAGTCAAAAAAAGTAGTGTAATTAGCGAAAGTTGTATTTGTTTTTTGTTCATATTTAAATGTAATTGCCTGATAAATATATACGTTGCAATGTTAAATAAAGAGATTGTAATATTTTGCAAAACTACATTTATGTTTCACAAAGCCAAAGCTTATATCCTATTTATGATCTACATTATTTATTAGCAGATGAACAGTATATTTTTTTCTAATTATTTTTAATTTATTAGAATTGTGTTAGTTATGAAAAAAGAGTATTTTACTTTTAGATTGAAACTAATAAACTTGTTAATTGTA encodes the following:
- a CDS encoding DcaP family trimeric outer membrane transporter, with the protein product MQNITISLFNIATYIFIRQLHLNMNKKQIQLSLITLLFLTSNIFAQEKTENQTKLKVGGYFKADFISSVYNNGEVIKSNALNSFHIPGLVPVGEIDKNSSSNFHVKESRINLNINSYVNNKAIRAFAEIDFMLSPSGNNIVSNSYSPRLRHFFIEYDYFLIGQTWSTFMIVTLPDDLDFMGAAEGVVFNRQPQLRYSTKNGWQFSLENPSTTYLNQEGKKVTGNYEFVPDAVVRKNFSGYWGSFSVSTIFRNLTFKENDTKQNHLGYGISTGGKLNIGEKDKLSFSLSGGKGIGRYLAVNFITGGVYGINNNPGNEFETNPVTFETIPVINGYFSYQHHWNDKWKSNVNYSALYSDNPDNIADSANKSAWSASGNILYSPAKKLMIGMEYMHAYRQIQSGDEGSMDRIQLSAKYSF